Proteins co-encoded in one Corallococcus macrosporus genomic window:
- a CDS encoding stage II sporulation protein M: MAVPLPTFVTRRRPDWDALQALLTRQRTGRLGLTELRTLDTLYRRAAADLAQAQTFYPGTDAHRFLNQLCAQAYGAIYQPPRERWASTRDFFRRDFPATLRREARFVGVSAGLLILGLLLGALVVTLEPRGAELLVPEGVRRYVAQGRMWTDDLLSVAPPNAVASGIATNNLTVTLFAFASGILLGVGPIFTLVNNGVLIGAVGALCFREGMAAGFLDFIAAHGPVELSIIVIAGGAGLMVGQALIDPGELPRAQALQARGREAVKLVVGCAPFLAGIGVVEGFISPGHLFPTWAKVGLGLSLGALFWLYLLRAGRTDAGAARVDVPDAMASSRLR; this comes from the coding sequence ATGGCGGTGCCCCTGCCCACGTTCGTCACGAGGCGCCGGCCGGACTGGGACGCACTCCAGGCGCTGCTCACGCGCCAGCGCACGGGCCGCCTGGGGCTGACGGAGCTGCGCACGCTGGACACGCTGTACCGGCGCGCGGCCGCGGACCTGGCGCAAGCCCAGACGTTCTATCCGGGCACGGACGCGCACCGCTTCCTCAACCAACTGTGCGCGCAAGCGTATGGCGCCATCTACCAGCCGCCGCGCGAGCGCTGGGCCTCCACGCGCGACTTCTTCCGCCGCGACTTCCCCGCCACGCTGCGCCGCGAGGCGCGCTTCGTGGGCGTGAGCGCGGGCCTGCTGATACTGGGCCTGCTGTTGGGCGCGCTGGTGGTGACGCTGGAGCCGCGCGGCGCGGAGCTGCTGGTGCCGGAGGGCGTGCGGCGCTACGTGGCGCAGGGACGCATGTGGACGGACGACCTCTTGTCCGTGGCACCGCCCAACGCCGTCGCGTCCGGCATCGCGACCAACAACCTCACCGTCACGCTGTTCGCGTTCGCGTCCGGCATCCTGCTGGGCGTGGGGCCCATCTTCACGCTCGTGAACAACGGCGTGCTCATTGGCGCGGTGGGCGCGCTGTGCTTCCGCGAGGGCATGGCGGCAGGCTTCCTGGACTTCATCGCCGCGCACGGGCCGGTGGAGCTGTCCATCATCGTCATCGCGGGCGGCGCGGGGCTGATGGTGGGCCAGGCGCTCATCGACCCCGGCGAGCTGCCGCGCGCGCAGGCGCTCCAGGCGCGCGGACGTGAGGCGGTGAAGCTGGTGGTGGGCTGCGCACCCTTCCTCGCCGGCATCGGCGTGGTGGAGGGCTTCATCTCCCCGGGTCACCTGTTCCCCACCTGGGCCAAGGTGGGGCTGGGCCTGTCATTGGGAGCGCTGTTCTGGCTCTACCTGCTGCGCGCGGGCAGGACGGACGCGGGCGCGGCGCGCGTGGACGTG